From Panicum hallii strain FIL2 chromosome 2, PHallii_v3.1, whole genome shotgun sequence, a single genomic window includes:
- the LOC112882188 gene encoding serine/threonine-protein kinase RIPK-like gives MAGAQSWRSYLCCVGGSAAVEDDDSTPRRRRIGGKDSPRSSSRMSFTSLSSSETLSPEDLSLTLSGSDLHAFTYAELHAATGSFSRANYLGCGGFGPVYRGAVGEGLRPGLRAQDVAVKYLDLEGGTQGHKEWLAEVFFLGQLRHKNLVKLIGYCYEAEHRMLVYEFMSSGSLENHLFKSVNGALPWMTRMKIAVGAAKGLAFLHDADPPVIYRDFKASNILLDSDYNTKLSDFGLAKDGPQGDETHVTTRVMGTHGYAAPEYILTGHLTAKSDVYSFGVVLLELLAGRQSVDRARRPREQNLVDWARPYLKHPDRLYRVMDPALECQYSCRGAEVAAVVAYKCLSQNPKSRPTMREVVKALEPVLGMDDFFPAGPFVFTISVEDDKVVGVKVEVEEKPHRPQQHRSHQDRHRQKYPNSSIHAGIVLHSREGLVGDDYTNALRRQRRASSHRQERGA, from the exons ATGGCCGGCGCCCAGTCCTGGAGGTCCTACCTGTGCTGCGTCGGCGGCAGCGCCGCGGTGGAGGACGACGACtcgacgccgcggcggcggcggatcggGGGCAAGGACAGCCCGCGGTCGTCGTCGCGGATGTCGTTCACGAGCCTCAGCTCGTCGGAGACGCTGTCCCCCGAGGACCTCTCGCTCACGCTCTCCGGCTCCGACCTGCACGCCTTCACGTACGCCGAGCTCCACGCCGCCACGGGCAGCTTCTCCCGCGCCAACTATCTCGGCTGCGGCGGGTTCGGCCCCGTCTACCGGGGCGCCGTCGGCGAGGGCCTCCGCCCGGGCCTGCGCGCGCAGGACGTCGCCGTCAAGTACCTCGACCTGGAAGGCGGCACGCAGGGGCACAAGGAGTGGCTG GCCGAGGTGTTCTTCCTCGGGCAGCTGCGGCACAAGAACCTGGTGAAGCTGATCGGCTACTGCTACGAGGCGGAGCACCGGATGCTGGTGTACGAGTTCATGAGCTCCGGGAGCCTGGAGAACCACCTCTTCAAAA GCGTCAACGGCGCCCTCCCGTGGATGACGAGGATGAAGATCGCCGTGGGCGCGGCCAAGGGCCTCGCCTTCCTCCACGACGCCGACCCGCCGGTGATCTACCGCGACTTCAAGGCCTCCAACATCCTGCTCGACTCG GACTACAACACCAAGCTGTCCGACTTCGGGCTGGCCAAGGACGGGCCGCAGGGGGACGAGACGCACGTGACGACGCGTGTCATGGGGACCCACGGGTACGCGGCGCCCGAGTACATCCTCACGGGGCACCTCACCGCCAAGAGCGACGTGTACAGCTTCGGGGTGGTGCTGCTGGAGCTGCTCGCGGGCCGGCAGTCGGTGGaccgcgcgcggcggccgcgggagcAGAACCTGGTGGACTGGGCCAGGCCGTACCTCAAGCACCCCGACAGGCTCTACAGGGTCATGGACCCGGCCCTCGAGTGCCAGTACTCGTGCAGGGGCGCTGAGGTGGCCGCCGTCGTGGCCTACAAGTGCCTCAGCCAGAACCCCAAGTCCCGGCCTACAATGCGGGAGGTGGTCAAGGCCCTCGAGCCCGTGCTGGGAATGGACGACTTCTTCCCCGCTGGCCCGTTCGTGTTCACTATCAGCGTGGAGGACGATAAGGTGGTAGGCGTCAAGGTGGAGGTCGAGGAGAAGCCGCACCGGCCGCAGCAGCACCGGAGCCACCAGGACAGGCACCGCCAGAAGTACCCCAACTCCTCGATCCACGCCGGCATTGTGCTCCACAGCCGGGAAGGGTTGGTCGGCGATGACTACACCAACGCGCTACGGCGGCAACGGAGGGCATCGAGCCACCGCCAGGAGAGGGGGGCGTAG